One genomic segment of Aquipluma nitroreducens includes these proteins:
- a CDS encoding TfoX/Sxy family protein produces MTNVSFLFIFEMAYNQTLANRIREQLQDLDDIEEREMMGGLCFMLNDKMCVGIIKDELMCRLDPALYEESLEKTGCHEMTFTGRPMKGWVLIEDSGMKTVADLNYWIDLSVEYNKFAKSSKKKK; encoded by the coding sequence ATGACGAATGTCTCTTTCCTTTTCATTTTTGAAATGGCATACAATCAAACTTTGGCGAACCGAATCAGGGAGCAACTTCAGGATTTGGATGATATTGAGGAAAGGGAAATGATGGGTGGTTTGTGTTTCATGCTCAACGATAAAATGTGCGTTGGGATTATCAAGGATGAGTTGATGTGCCGCTTGGATCCTGCTCTTTATGAAGAATCGCTTGAAAAGACTGGTTGCCATGAGATGACCTTTACCGGAAGGCCAATGAAAGGATGGGTTCTAATTGAGGACTCAGGAATGAAGACTGTTGCCGACTTAAATTATTGGATCGATTTGTCGGTTGAGTATAACAAATTCGCCAAATCATCAAAAAAGAAAAAATAA
- the sppA gene encoding signal peptide peptidase SppA, with the protein MKQFLKFTLASIVGVLVAGLLLLFVTIGVITAMVSGSDEPVQSESNSVLLLKFDHQIVDRARKNPLEGLDFGMFQGEKTVGLNDMLDCIRKAKTDHNILGIYLNPMDIQAGMATVEEIRTALKDFKTSGKFIYAYGDAFSQKAYYLVTVADSLMLNPQGSVDFRGLGGERTFYKKGLEKLGVEMQIIRHGKFKSAVEPFLLDKMSPENRLQTETYMKSMWNEMLTDISASRKMGFDELNDIADAVATFRKADFAKQKNLVDRLKYKDQVIDDLKRLTNTDAKDDVKAIDIYKYIKVPDMNGPKTMARKKIAVIYASGDIDSGTSEDDIKSEDLSRTIREARRDSSIKAIVLRINSPGGSAYGSDVIWREVKLAAQAKPLIASMGDVAASGGYYIACAADTIMADRTTITGSIGIFGMIPNFQNLLTNKLGITQDVVTTNEHSDMISVTRPMSAFERDLMQQTIEAGYDTFISRVAEGRKMDKTAVDDIGQGRVWAATNAKEIKLVDVYGGLTEAIELAKKMAKLDSYRIVNLPKLKDPIEELMKEFTGSAKARFMMDELGETYKYYDQLRGVVAQKGILTRVPYDIEIH; encoded by the coding sequence ATGAAGCAATTTTTAAAATTTACGCTGGCTTCGATTGTTGGCGTTTTGGTTGCAGGTCTTTTACTACTTTTTGTTACGATCGGGGTCATTACAGCAATGGTTTCAGGCTCTGACGAACCCGTACAATCGGAGAGCAATAGTGTGTTACTCCTGAAATTCGATCATCAGATTGTTGACCGTGCCCGGAAAAATCCGTTGGAAGGTCTCGATTTTGGAATGTTTCAGGGTGAGAAAACCGTTGGATTGAACGACATGCTCGATTGTATCCGGAAAGCCAAAACTGATCACAACATTCTGGGTATTTATTTGAATCCGATGGATATTCAGGCCGGAATGGCAACTGTTGAAGAAATCCGTACAGCACTGAAGGATTTCAAAACTTCAGGAAAATTTATTTATGCCTACGGCGATGCATTTTCGCAAAAAGCTTATTACCTGGTGACTGTTGCCGATAGTTTGATGCTGAATCCACAAGGATCGGTTGATTTTCGTGGATTGGGCGGCGAACGAACTTTCTACAAAAAAGGATTGGAAAAACTCGGCGTTGAGATGCAGATTATCCGTCATGGTAAATTTAAATCGGCAGTTGAACCTTTTCTTCTCGATAAAATGAGTCCGGAAAATAGACTTCAGACAGAAACTTATATGAAGAGCATGTGGAACGAAATGTTGACTGATATTTCGGCTTCGCGCAAAATGGGTTTCGACGAGTTAAACGATATTGCTGATGCCGTTGCTACATTCCGGAAAGCTGATTTCGCTAAACAGAAGAATCTGGTTGACCGGCTGAAATACAAAGATCAGGTGATTGATGACCTGAAAAGGCTGACCAATACCGATGCGAAGGATGATGTAAAAGCAATCGATATTTACAAGTACATTAAAGTTCCGGATATGAATGGTCCCAAAACAATGGCACGTAAAAAGATTGCGGTGATTTATGCGTCAGGCGATATCGACAGCGGAACTTCGGAGGACGACATTAAATCGGAAGATCTTTCGAGAACCATTCGCGAGGCTCGCCGCGATTCGTCGATCAAAGCCATTGTGTTGCGTATTAATTCTCCGGGAGGAAGCGCTTATGGCTCAGACGTGATCTGGCGCGAAGTGAAACTGGCTGCACAAGCCAAACCTTTGATTGCTTCGATGGGCGATGTGGCTGCATCGGGCGGCTATTACATTGCCTGTGCTGCCGATACCATCATGGCCGATCGCACGACCATCACCGGATCGATTGGTATTTTCGGGATGATCCCAAATTTTCAGAACCTGCTGACCAACAAACTCGGAATTACGCAGGATGTGGTCACGACCAACGAACATTCCGACATGATTTCAGTAACCCGCCCGATGTCGGCATTCGAACGTGATTTGATGCAGCAGACGATTGAAGCTGGTTATGATACTTTCATTTCAAGAGTTGCCGAAGGTCGCAAAATGGACAAGACTGCGGTTGATGATATTGGACAAGGCCGCGTTTGGGCAGCCACCAATGCAAAAGAAATTAAGCTGGTTGACGTTTATGGCGGATTAACCGAAGCGATAGAGCTGGCGAAAAAAATGGCCAAACTGGATAGCTACCGGATTGTTAATTTGCCTAAACTGAAAGATCCGATCGAGGAATTGATGAAAGAATTTACAGGATCGGCTAAAGCCAGATTTATGATGGACGAACTGGGCGAAACTTACAAATACTACGATCAGTTGCGCGGTGTAGTTGCTCAGAAGGGAATTTTGACAAGGGTGCCGTATGATATTGAGATTCATTAG
- a CDS encoding AMP-binding protein, with protein sequence MKHATSHFILNGKTVTPEVITERLSNSGSPEWEKELYLFLDEWFSDSDFVLAQTSGSTGEPKPIELHKSVMQKSAERTIEYFGLQKNNRLLLSLPCRYIAGKMMVVRAIVGQMNLIAVDPATDFDFLEHEKFDFGAMVPNQVFKLLEQPSGIEKLQNIRNLLVGGSAISTVLESQISQLSSRVVITYGMTETASHIAIRELSGNRRSDFYHCLPGISVNLGENDCLQIHHPEFTEPIQTNDLAELQSPVSFRILGRADSVIISGGIKYSPELLEKKLEPIISRRFVISSVPDEKLGEQLVLVIEGKPFDTHILKQKIALILTPYESPKSIRFIDRFPETNSGKIIRSNIKKMLRK encoded by the coding sequence TTGAAACACGCCACATCACATTTTATTCTCAACGGCAAAACAGTTACTCCTGAAGTAATTACTGAACGACTCAGCAACTCAGGTTCTCCGGAATGGGAGAAAGAACTGTATCTGTTTCTGGACGAATGGTTTTCGGATTCCGATTTCGTTTTGGCTCAAACCTCGGGAAGCACGGGCGAACCAAAGCCTATTGAATTGCACAAATCGGTGATGCAAAAAAGCGCCGAGCGAACCATTGAATATTTCGGATTGCAGAAAAACAACCGGCTTTTGCTCAGCCTTCCCTGCCGGTACATCGCCGGGAAAATGATGGTAGTCCGCGCCATTGTTGGACAAATGAACCTGATTGCTGTTGATCCGGCAACCGATTTCGACTTTCTGGAACATGAAAAATTCGACTTTGGCGCCATGGTTCCCAATCAGGTTTTTAAACTTTTGGAACAGCCCTCAGGAATAGAAAAGCTGCAAAACATTCGGAATCTGCTGGTTGGTGGATCAGCAATTTCAACAGTTCTGGAGTCACAAATCAGTCAACTTTCGAGCCGGGTGGTTATTACCTATGGAATGACAGAAACCGCTTCGCACATTGCCATTCGCGAACTTTCTGGCAATCGAAGATCAGATTTCTACCACTGCCTTCCGGGCATTTCGGTAAACCTTGGTGAAAACGATTGTCTGCAGATTCACCATCCGGAGTTTACTGAACCGATTCAAACCAACGACTTGGCCGAACTCCAATCGCCTGTCTCTTTCCGGATTTTAGGACGGGCTGACTCCGTAATCATTTCAGGAGGAATCAAGTATTCGCCGGAATTATTGGAAAAAAAACTGGAACCAATAATCAGCAGGCGTTTCGTAATCTCTTCGGTTCCCGATGAAAAACTGGGAGAACAATTGGTTCTGGTTATTGAAGGCAAGCCGTTTGATACTCATATCCTGAAACAAAAAATCGCCTTAATTTTAACGCCTTACGAATCTCCCAAATCCATCAGGTTCATTGATCGGTTTCCGGAAACCAACAGCGGGAAAATAATCAGGAGTAACATAAAAAAGATGCTCAGAAAATAG
- a CDS encoding peptidylprolyl isomerase has product MKTKLLVAFLNLMFLGSFAQKNIPCLIKTSMGNIRIELYADKAPVTVANFLKYVDHQLYDGSSFFRVCTPENEKNRMVKIQVVQGGDVPEGKEFEPIPMETTQQTGIHHLNGTLSMARDAPNTATSSFSICINDQPDLDFAGKRNPDGQGFAAFGRVTKGMKVARKIQAQKDKDQYLVNPVKIISIRRL; this is encoded by the coding sequence ATGAAGACAAAACTTCTAGTTGCATTTCTGAACCTGATGTTTCTCGGTTCATTTGCACAAAAAAATATTCCATGCCTGATTAAAACCTCGATGGGTAACATCCGGATAGAACTCTATGCTGACAAAGCACCGGTTACAGTTGCCAATTTCCTGAAATATGTCGATCATCAGTTGTACGATGGAAGTAGTTTTTTCAGGGTTTGTACGCCTGAGAATGAAAAAAACAGAATGGTAAAGATCCAGGTTGTGCAGGGCGGCGATGTTCCCGAAGGGAAAGAGTTTGAACCAATACCAATGGAGACGACCCAACAAACCGGAATTCACCATCTAAATGGCACTTTATCGATGGCCAGAGACGCGCCGAACACGGCAACCAGCAGTTTTTCGATCTGCATCAACGATCAGCCGGATTTGGATTTTGCCGGAAAACGTAATCCTGATGGACAGGGATTTGCCGCCTTTGGAAGAGTAACCAAAGGAATGAAAGTAGCCCGGAAGATTCAGGCGCAAAAGGACAAAGATCAATATTTGGTTAATCCGGTGAAGATTATCTCGATCCGGAGGTTGTAG
- a CDS encoding DUF3088 family protein, with protein MKKLFLLKADFQDASRADGKRYFCPDCVMIEGLLSYYPRLLNELEVKYVNFARPRPALVDLLGEENQSCPVLVLENGTFINDTNEIIRHLTENHKIGYSH; from the coding sequence ATGAAGAAACTATTTTTATTAAAAGCTGATTTTCAGGATGCCAGCCGTGCTGATGGCAAACGATATTTTTGCCCCGATTGTGTGATGATTGAAGGTCTGTTGTCATATTATCCGCGTCTTTTAAACGAGTTGGAAGTGAAATATGTCAACTTCGCCCGCCCGCGTCCGGCATTGGTTGATCTTTTGGGTGAAGAAAACCAAAGTTGCCCCGTTTTGGTGCTCGAAAACGGAACATTCATCAACGATACCAACGAAATTATTCGTCATTTGACTGAAAACCATAAAATAGGATATTCGCATTAG
- the folK gene encoding 2-amino-4-hydroxy-6-hydroxymethyldihydropteridine diphosphokinase codes for MIKLYILLGGNLGDKLKVFSEARARLSQHVGAITNQSVVYETEPWGFESEDIFWNQVIELSTTLSPEEVLVQTQQIEHELGRIRKANQYDSRIIDIDILFYGDQIIQTENLVVPHPRIQERKFALVPLCEIAPELIHPVFQKSIRQILNECTDSLKVEKVTKTYNS; via the coding sequence ATGATCAAGCTATATATCCTGTTAGGCGGAAATTTGGGAGATAAACTGAAGGTTTTTTCTGAAGCGAGAGCAAGACTGAGCCAGCACGTTGGAGCGATTACCAACCAATCAGTCGTTTATGAGACTGAGCCTTGGGGATTTGAGTCGGAAGACATCTTCTGGAACCAGGTTATTGAATTGTCAACGACACTTTCTCCGGAAGAAGTTCTTGTGCAAACACAGCAAATCGAACATGAACTGGGACGAATCCGGAAAGCAAATCAATACGATTCACGGATCATTGATATTGACATTTTATTCTACGGAGACCAAATCATCCAGACCGAAAATCTGGTTGTTCCACATCCACGCATTCAGGAACGGAAATTTGCTCTCGTTCCACTGTGCGAAATCGCTCCGGAACTGATCCATCCAGTCTTTCAGAAAAGCATCAGGCAAATACTAAATGAATGTACTGATTCTTTAAAAGTTGAAAAAGTGACAAAAACTTATAACTCATAA
- a CDS encoding o-succinylbenzoate synthase, which translates to MKASFQKYTLNFKQASGTSRGVYTTRDSWFIFLNDGTNTGIGECAPLPDLSIESPNRMSARLLQVCEQISYFSQYTEELNTWPSIKFGLETALLDLKNGGKQELFPSAFTRGDQGIPINGLIWMGTPEFMKQQIRAKLDAGFRCIKMKIGALDFETELELLKAIRREFSAEEITVRVDANCAYSYQTALENLKRLSDLQIHSIEQPIPTGRWNEMAELCLKSPIPIGLDEELIGISSGKEMQKLLETIHPAYLILKPSLHGGFSGCEKWIGQAEKYGTGWWITSALESNIGLNAIAQWTFHLNAKNEQGLGTGQLFTNNFDSPLEITGDQLWFRPEKRWDLQNLLSENTEEDF; encoded by the coding sequence ATGAAGGCTTCCTTTCAAAAATATACACTCAACTTTAAACAGGCATCAGGCACATCGCGTGGAGTTTACACCACACGCGATTCGTGGTTTATTTTCCTAAATGACGGAACGAACACGGGCATTGGCGAATGCGCTCCCCTGCCCGATTTGAGCATCGAAAGTCCGAATAGAATGAGCGCCAGGTTGCTCCAGGTCTGCGAGCAAATTAGCTATTTCAGTCAATATACTGAAGAATTGAATACCTGGCCATCCATCAAATTTGGTCTCGAAACAGCTTTACTCGATCTGAAAAACGGAGGTAAACAGGAACTTTTCCCTTCAGCATTTACCCGTGGCGATCAGGGAATCCCAATCAATGGACTGATCTGGATGGGAACTCCAGAATTTATGAAACAGCAGATTCGTGCCAAACTCGATGCCGGATTCCGCTGCATCAAAATGAAAATTGGCGCGCTCGATTTCGAAACTGAATTGGAATTGCTCAAAGCCATCCGTCGCGAGTTTTCTGCGGAAGAAATTACGGTTCGGGTTGATGCCAATTGTGCCTATTCATACCAAACAGCTCTTGAAAACCTGAAACGATTGTCTGATTTGCAGATTCATAGCATTGAGCAGCCCATACCGACTGGTCGCTGGAACGAAATGGCCGAATTGTGCCTCAAATCGCCCATTCCGATTGGGTTGGATGAAGAATTGATTGGCATAAGTTCGGGTAAAGAGATGCAAAAGTTGCTCGAAACGATCCATCCAGCTTACCTCATCCTGAAACCCAGCTTGCACGGAGGTTTTTCGGGCTGCGAAAAATGGATCGGGCAAGCCGAAAAATATGGCACTGGCTGGTGGATTACTTCCGCACTCGAATCAAATATCGGGCTGAATGCCATTGCACAATGGACATTCCACCTGAACGCCAAAAATGAACAAGGTTTGGGAACCGGCCAGCTTTTTACCAATAATTTTGATTCGCCACTCGAAATTACAGGTGATCAACTGTGGTTTCGACCGGAGAAACGCTGGGATCTGCAGAATCTGCTGAGTGAAAATACAGAAGAAGATTTTTAA